Part of the Flavobacterium alkalisoli genome is shown below.
CATCCGGCATGGCAAGTACACAGTCGGCACCACTTTTTATGGTACCAAAGCTTTCCTTCTGCAATTCGGTAGGTTCAGTGAATCCTGCCAATTCAATTCCCTCTGAAAGCTTGTCGTATATCTTTTTTAAAAACATTGTATCAAATACCGTTTATACGGTTTATATATTACTTACTTGCAAATAGCTTAACATCATTTTCTGATATTTCGCTTCCTCCTAAAATTATAAGCCTTTCCACTACGTTGCGCAGTTCACGAATGTTACCTGTCCAGTCATATTCCTGAAGCAGTTTTACTGCCGAATCAGAAAACTGTTTAGGTGATGTTCCCTGCTCTCCTGCAATCTTGTCGGAAAAATGGCTGATCAGTTCCGGAATATCATCCCTCCTGTCATTAAGCGCAGGAACCTTGATAAGGATTACTGCCAAACGGTGGTATAAATCCTCACGGAAACGGCCTTCTTCAATTTCCTTTTTTAAATCTTTATTAGTAGCCGCAATAACACGCACATCCACTTTTATATCTTTTTCTGCACCTACCCTTTGTATCATGTTTTCCTGAAGGGCACGCAGCACTTTTGCCTGCGCCGGAAGGCTCATATCACCTATCTCATCCAGGAAAATGGTTCCTTTATCTGCAGCTTCAAACTTACCTGCCCTGTCTTTTACAGCACTGGTAAATGCCCCTTTAACGTGACCGAAAAGTTCGCTTTCTATAAGTTCGCTTGGTATAGCCGCACAGTTAACCTCTATAAAAGGGGCTGTATTGCGCTCGCTTTTTTCATGCAGCCAGTGTGCCACAAGCTCCTTTCCTGTACCGTTAGGCCCTGTAATAAGTACGCGGGCATCGGTAGGTGCTACTTTTTCTATAATATCCTTAATAAGGTTTATAGGTTCACTGCTACCTATCATTTCGTAGTTTTTGCTTACTTTCTTTTTCAGCATCTTATTTTCAACCACAAGTGTCTTTCTGTCCAGCGCATTACGCACTGTATTAAGCAGGCGGTTTAGATCCGGCGGTTTAGATATGTAATCAAACGCACCTAAACGCATGGTTTGTACTGCAGTTTCAAGATCACCGTGACCCGATATCATTACAAAAGGTATTTCAGGCTTAATTTTCTTTATAGCCTCAAGTACCTCTACACCATCCATCTTCGGCATTTTTATATCACAAAGCACCAGGTCAAAATCATCGTTCTTGATTTTTTCAATTCCCTGCTGCCCGTCTTCGGCTTCTTCTATCTTATACGAATCGCTCTCCTCAGCAAGGATCTTGGAAAGTACCCTGCGGATTGCTGCTTCGTCTTCTATTATAAGTATTTTAGACATTCTCTATTTTTGATTGTTTGATTTCAGATTATAAACTCTGCTATTAATAGCTTAGTATTTAAGCCATTTAAATATCTCTTTATAGGTTGGTTTTTTACCATACATAAGTATACCTACACGGTAAATTTTTGAAGCGAACCATACCACTCCAAAGAAGGTTGCAAACAGTATAACCATCGATGTTATTATCTGCCACATAGGTACACCAAACGGTATACGCATAAGCATTACTATAGGTGATGTTAACGGTATCATGGAAAATACTGTGGCTACCGTACCATTAGGATCGCTTATTACCGTAAAGAACCCTACATATACTCCCAGCATCAGTGGCAGAAGAATAGGTAAAAGGAACTGCTGAGAATCGGTTTCGCTGTCTACCGCAGCACCTATAGCAGCATAGAAACTACTGTACAGGAAAAACCCTCCTATAAAATAAACAATAAACGAAATAAACATGGTTAGCAACGGTAGCTTAAAGAACTCAGAAACATAAAGCGGAAGCCCCTCCATCGCCTGTTGAGTTGCCTCGGCAGACTCAGGCCTTGCCGATGCTGCACCAACATCAACACCAAACATACTAAGTACAAAAAACAGTGTAAGCCCTATTACCGCCCAAATTAAGAACTGTAATATACCTGCTAATGATGTCCCTATAATCTTACCCATCATCAGTCTGAATGGCTTAACCGATGAGATAATAATTTCAATAATACGGTTGGTTTTCTCCTCAATCACACTTCGCATTACCATGTTTCCGTAAATTATAACGAACATCATAATAAGGTAACCCGATGCTCCTCCTAATATAATTTTAAGCCAGCTTCCTTCCTTAAAAGTTTCTTCACCCGTAAATTTACTCAGATGTATGTTGGAATCGGTTTGCGCCTTTTCAATTTTTTCGGAATCAAAACCAAGCACTTCCAGGTTGTAGTTTGTAAGCTTCTTATCTACCACATTTTCAATTTCGCCTACAAATTCAAGGTTAGGAGTCTCGTTAGTTATGTACTCTACCTTGTTTACAAGTTGCGGTATACTGTCTACCTCCGGAACATAAATCAGACCGATATAACCTTCTGATGCTTTTTGTTTTGCCAAATCCAGCGAAAGGTCAGACAGGTCGGTATAAATAGTACGTTCTGAGTTTTTAAAATCCGTCTTAAGCAAATCAGCTTTATCATATACAGCCACCTTGTTAACCTCGTCATTATTCACACTAGCCAGATAGGCTACCAAAGTTCCCATGGCAACCATTAATAACGGACTCAAAAAAGTCATTACTAAAAACGACTTGTTACGTACCTTGGCATTAAACTCTCTTTTTATAATAAGGGATAGGCTCATATTATCTCTGACTTACGGTTTGAATAAAAATATCGTTTACACTAGGTATCTTTTCCATAAAATAAGTTACCTCACCATGCTGTAAAAGATACTGCATCAGTTCTCTTGGTGTACCTCCCTGCGGCAGGGTAACCGTTAGTTTAAGTTCGTCGTCAAGCGTTTTAAAGTCAGCCTGCTCCGTTTTAAACTTAGTACTTATATCTGCCAGAAGCTGCTGGAAGTTGTAAGGCGCAATACCTACATCAAAAGTATTGGTCCTGTACTGTTTTTTAACTTCATGAAGTTTCCCTTCTATAAGTTTGTTCGATTTATGGATAAGAGCGATATGGTCACACATTTCCTCAACACTTTCCATCCTGTGAGTAGAGAAAATAACCGTCGCCCCCTTATCGCGAAGCTCCAGTATCTCATCTTTTATCAGGTTAGCGTTAACAGGGTCAAAACCACTAAAAGGCTCATCAAAAATAAGCAGCTTGGGTTGGTGAAGCACCGTTACCACAAACTGTATTTTTTGTGCCATACCTTTAGAAAGCTCCTGTATCTTTTTATTCCACCAGCCTTTTATCTCCAGTTTTTCAAACCAGTATTCCAGTTGTTTTTTTGCCTCCTGCTTACTTAAGCCTTTTAGCTGTGCAAGATAAAGCGCCTGCTCTCCTACCTTCATGGTTTTATATAAACCTCTCTCCTCCGGCATATAGCCAATATGGGCAATATGTTCCGGATTAAGCCTTTTGCCATCCAGTAACACTTCGCCGCTATCGGGCATAGTAATTTGATTGATAATTCGTATAAGGGAAGTCTTCCCGGCACCATTAGGACCTAACAGCCCGTAAATACTGCCCTTGGGAACTTCTAATGAAACGCTGTTTAAAGCCGTATAATCACCATACTGCTTTACAACGTTGTTTACTTTTAAAATTGAATCCATCTGTTTTGATTGTGATGATGTAAAAGTAAAAATTATATAGCGGATACCGAAAAAAATAACTTATATACAGCTAAAGTTATAATCAATCCACACAAGTATACTCAATTTTAAGGCAGTTTGCAATTCCGTATTATATAAAATACCTTTGCAGGCAATTAGCTAAACTCTTGGAAAAAGACACCTATAAAACCCTCGCAGCCGCATCGGGAGAAACATTGTTCAAGGAAAAGAACAGTAAGTTCTTTGGTT
Proteins encoded:
- a CDS encoding sigma-54-dependent transcriptional regulator, with protein sequence MSKILIIEDEAAIRRVLSKILAEESDSYKIEEAEDGQQGIEKIKNDDFDLVLCDIKMPKMDGVEVLEAIKKIKPEIPFVMISGHGDLETAVQTMRLGAFDYISKPPDLNRLLNTVRNALDRKTLVVENKMLKKKVSKNYEMIGSSEPINLIKDIIEKVAPTDARVLITGPNGTGKELVAHWLHEKSERNTAPFIEVNCAAIPSELIESELFGHVKGAFTSAVKDRAGKFEAADKGTIFLDEIGDMSLPAQAKVLRALQENMIQRVGAEKDIKVDVRVIAATNKDLKKEIEEGRFREDLYHRLAVILIKVPALNDRRDDIPELISHFSDKIAGEQGTSPKQFSDSAVKLLQEYDWTGNIRELRNVVERLIILGGSEISENDVKLFASK
- a CDS encoding ABC transporter permease; this translates as MSLSLIIKREFNAKVRNKSFLVMTFLSPLLMVAMGTLVAYLASVNNDEVNKVAVYDKADLLKTDFKNSERTIYTDLSDLSLDLAKQKASEGYIGLIYVPEVDSIPQLVNKVEYITNETPNLEFVGEIENVVDKKLTNYNLEVLGFDSEKIEKAQTDSNIHLSKFTGEETFKEGSWLKIILGGASGYLIMMFVIIYGNMVMRSVIEEKTNRIIEIIISSVKPFRLMMGKIIGTSLAGILQFLIWAVIGLTLFFVLSMFGVDVGAASARPESAEATQQAMEGLPLYVSEFFKLPLLTMFISFIVYFIGGFFLYSSFYAAIGAAVDSETDSQQFLLPILLPLMLGVYVGFFTVISDPNGTVATVFSMIPLTSPIVMLMRIPFGVPMWQIITSMVILFATFFGVVWFASKIYRVGILMYGKKPTYKEIFKWLKY
- a CDS encoding ABC transporter ATP-binding protein, yielding MDSILKVNNVVKQYGDYTALNSVSLEVPKGSIYGLLGPNGAGKTSLIRIINQITMPDSGEVLLDGKRLNPEHIAHIGYMPEERGLYKTMKVGEQALYLAQLKGLSKQEAKKQLEYWFEKLEIKGWWNKKIQELSKGMAQKIQFVVTVLHQPKLLIFDEPFSGFDPVNANLIKDEILELRDKGATVIFSTHRMESVEEMCDHIALIHKSNKLIEGKLHEVKKQYRTNTFDVGIAPYNFQQLLADISTKFKTEQADFKTLDDELKLTVTLPQGGTPRELMQYLLQHGEVTYFMEKIPSVNDIFIQTVSQR